The sequence TCTACGGGATACAGCCCCGGGTTGCGCACGGCGCCCAGCACCTGCACCCGGCGCAGCAGCGTGACCTCGATGGAGGGGTTCTGCAGAAAGCGCGCGAACGCCTGGGTGATACGCGTCTTCACCTGGGCCGGCTGGTCGCCGGCCACGTGGATGTTGCCCACGCGGGGCAGCACCACGTCGCCGTCCTCGTTGACGGTGTAGTCGCCCGACATCTCGGCCTCGCGCCAGATGCGCAGGCGCACGATGTCGCCCAGGCGCAGCGGGTCCGGCCCCTGGTTCAGCAGCGCCTCCGTCACCTCGGGCGGCGGGCCCTCGTCGGGCATCACGTTCGGGCCGGTGGTGGCGGGCGGCGGCGTTCCCTCGGGCGGCACGGCGAACACGC comes from Longimicrobium sp. and encodes:
- a CDS encoding polysaccharide biosynthesis/export family protein — protein: MTAPDRIRRLAVMLASSCTMAASLAACGVFAVPPEGTPPPATTGPNVMPDEGPPPEVTEALLNQGPDPLRLGDIVRLRIWREAEMSGDYTVNEDGDVVLPRVGNIHVAGDQPAQVKTRITQAFARFLQNPSIEVTLLRRVQVLGAVRNPGLYPVDPTMTVSDALALAGGTTTDGSPNRVVLIREGVRLPVKLEANTPIASASIRSGDQIYVDQRSWLSRNTGVVTAAITGVVSLIIAFGTR